A genomic segment from Pyxidicoccus trucidator encodes:
- a CDS encoding alpha/beta hydrolase family protein has protein sequence MRLGGLEWEDIRPCLGAFKDAPLLDEQALWHELWTTLGHTAEELAMKAGGTRARDTRRRMLLRSAACHHFAQLLYFDNPEAKFMTRRRVTRLFESASPLLPWEVRSLRIPYQDFSLPAYLLAASSVERTPCVLLVNDLGTAKEIELYALAREFLSHGVSVLLFDGPGQGELAGLHRLPVPFEQVVAAVLDSVCRLSQVDTERLGICGLGHGGYLAARAAALLPQRLQACVSISGGHDHDHYARLPELAREEFKYAYCQRSDTAMARLAREELSLRGTPRLKVPLLVIQDPEDSAWPLASCIQLLEWARGDRDFMCLPLEQLAFASLGPWMAQALSRADA, from the coding sequence ATGCGACTGGGAGGACTGGAGTGGGAAGACATCCGCCCCTGCCTGGGGGCTTTCAAGGATGCGCCGCTCCTGGATGAGCAGGCCCTGTGGCACGAGCTCTGGACCACGCTCGGGCACACCGCCGAAGAGCTCGCCATGAAGGCGGGCGGCACGCGCGCGCGCGATACCCGCCGGCGGATGCTCCTGCGGTCCGCGGCCTGCCACCACTTCGCGCAACTGCTCTACTTCGACAACCCCGAGGCGAAGTTCATGACCCGGCGGCGGGTGACGCGGCTCTTCGAGTCCGCCAGCCCACTGCTTCCCTGGGAGGTCCGCTCGCTGAGAATCCCCTATCAGGACTTCTCACTGCCCGCGTACCTGCTGGCGGCGAGCTCCGTGGAGCGCACGCCCTGCGTCCTCCTGGTGAATGACCTGGGCACGGCCAAGGAGATTGAGCTGTATGCCCTTGCGCGGGAGTTCCTCTCGCACGGCGTCTCCGTGCTGCTCTTCGACGGACCGGGCCAGGGAGAGCTGGCGGGGCTCCATCGACTCCCGGTGCCGTTCGAGCAGGTCGTCGCCGCGGTGCTGGACAGCGTCTGCCGGCTCTCGCAGGTAGACACGGAGCGGCTCGGTATCTGCGGCCTCGGCCACGGCGGCTACCTGGCGGCCCGGGCGGCGGCGCTCCTGCCCCAGCGGCTCCAGGCCTGCGTCAGCATCTCGGGCGGGCATGACCACGACCACTACGCGAGGCTGCCCGAGCTGGCGCGCGAGGAATTCAAGTACGCCTACTGCCAGCGCTCCGACACCGCCATGGCGCGGCTCGCCCGGGAGGAGCTGAGCCTGAGAGGGACTCCGAGGCTGAAGGTGCCCCTCCTCGTCATCCAGGACCCCGAGGACTCCGCGTGGCCCCTCGCCTCCTGCATCCAGCTCCTCGAATGGGCCCGCGGTGACAGGGACTTCATGTGCCTTCCGCTCGAGCAGCTCGCGTTCGCGAGCCTCGGCCCCTGGATGGCCCAGGCCCTCTCGCGCGCGGACGCCTGA
- a CDS encoding holo-ACP synthase, giving the protein MIIGMGMDLCGIERMAGLVARNEGRFEARVFTAAERAYCWARGQPAQHFAARFAAKEALLKALGAPDGLAWHELEVFHTPEGRPALRLRGAARRAARRLGVQRLHLTLTHSEGMAVATVIAER; this is encoded by the coding sequence ATGATCATCGGTATGGGAATGGACCTGTGTGGGATTGAGCGGATGGCGGGGCTCGTGGCTCGGAACGAGGGCCGCTTCGAGGCACGAGTCTTCACTGCGGCGGAGCGGGCCTACTGCTGGGCACGGGGACAGCCTGCCCAGCACTTCGCGGCGCGCTTCGCGGCGAAGGAGGCGCTGCTCAAGGCGCTGGGCGCTCCAGACGGACTGGCCTGGCACGAGTTGGAGGTGTTCCACACGCCCGAAGGACGGCCCGCGCTGCGTCTGCGCGGCGCCGCGAGGCGGGCGGCGAGGAGGCTCGGAGTCCAGCGCCTCCACCTGACCCTGACGCACAGCGAGGGAATGGCGGTGGCCACGGTCATCGCCGAACGCTGA
- a CDS encoding AMP-binding protein: MSDTASFRLEHSTWIRQEPAQVFELLVSVDRWPEIFPSCVAASVLEQGEGSMRIELTAHIGGGTHTARSRRVLSPSGYRIDFEQESPLPPLTAVSGAWEVVPEPGFGCRVVLTRDCTVSAGSDRFASAQEAEQWLRKVLDASSREELRALKAASEGGRRPISELLTLTRTRFSPPPIRYDGLLRATARRSPHRDAILHDGISVTFSALDALTDAVARVLHEELGVRPGEVVALTACLRPEALVTFLAISRIGAVVTPINPLYGPREIEHQLRDTEAVAAVLSGAMYPLVAGLRERLPRLRRQVGFGGAASGDSSLLELAARQSPESFPEVEVSPDAVLSIPYSSGTSGLPKGVMLSHRNLVSNALQFVSAHHVSEADVLLNGLPVLLSMHLGASMASGATQVLLDRWDPRRLLHLAREHEATQLYTVTPMVAALSALEDLESLRAPRLRFISSGASSLDVRVARQASRRLGLPVLQGFGLTEASPLTHATPVFPGYQGPPGACGLPVADTEQRIVDTLTGEHEVPPGTVGQLCIRGPQVMRGYWKGEEETRRALRDGWLYTGDLVFVDDEGFLHYVDRLKDVIKHEGHSIAPAELEAALKEHPAVKDCLVVGVDVGHDEQLPYAFVVPRPSAPEPARVLAEVNPRLAGYKRIAHIEFINTIPRSGAGKLLRRVLRERAQQNAGLQERAAPPSPPGV, from the coding sequence ATGTCCGACACCGCGTCCTTCCGCCTGGAGCACTCCACCTGGATTCGCCAGGAGCCCGCCCAGGTCTTCGAGCTGCTCGTCTCGGTAGACCGCTGGCCGGAGATCTTCCCGAGCTGCGTGGCCGCCTCCGTCCTCGAACAGGGCGAGGGCTCGATGCGTATCGAGCTCACGGCGCACATCGGCGGTGGAACTCACACCGCGCGCTCACGGCGTGTGCTGTCTCCATCCGGCTACCGGATCGACTTCGAGCAGGAGTCCCCCCTGCCACCGCTGACGGCCGTGAGCGGCGCCTGGGAGGTAGTGCCCGAGCCCGGCTTCGGCTGCCGGGTCGTGCTCACCCGCGACTGCACTGTGAGCGCCGGCTCGGACCGCTTTGCGAGCGCGCAAGAGGCCGAGCAGTGGCTCCGAAAGGTGCTCGACGCGAGCAGCCGGGAGGAGCTGCGGGCGCTCAAGGCGGCCAGCGAGGGGGGACGTCGCCCCATCAGTGAGCTGCTGACGCTGACGCGCACACGGTTCAGCCCTCCACCCATCCGCTATGACGGGTTGCTGCGGGCCACGGCCCGGCGCAGCCCGCATCGGGACGCCATCCTCCACGACGGCATCTCCGTGACGTTCAGCGCGCTGGATGCGCTGACGGATGCGGTCGCCCGGGTGCTGCACGAGGAGCTGGGGGTGCGGCCAGGCGAGGTCGTCGCCCTCACGGCCTGCCTCCGGCCGGAGGCGCTCGTCACCTTCCTCGCCATCTCGCGCATTGGCGCGGTGGTCACCCCCATCAACCCCCTCTATGGACCGCGAGAGATTGAGCATCAGCTCCGCGACACGGAGGCCGTCGCCGCGGTGCTCTCGGGCGCCATGTACCCGCTCGTGGCGGGCCTGCGCGAGCGGCTCCCCCGGCTGCGGCGGCAGGTGGGCTTCGGGGGGGCTGCCTCCGGCGACAGCTCCCTGCTCGAGCTGGCGGCCCGCCAGTCTCCCGAGTCCTTCCCGGAGGTGGAGGTCTCCCCGGACGCCGTCCTGTCCATCCCGTACTCCAGCGGCACGTCAGGGCTTCCCAAGGGCGTGATGCTGAGCCACCGCAACCTGGTGAGCAACGCGCTCCAGTTCGTCAGCGCCCACCACGTGTCCGAGGCCGACGTGCTGCTGAACGGGCTCCCGGTGCTGCTCAGCATGCACCTGGGTGCCAGCATGGCCTCCGGTGCGACCCAGGTGCTGCTGGACCGCTGGGACCCTCGCCGCCTGCTGCACCTGGCCCGTGAGCACGAGGCCACCCAGCTCTACACCGTGACGCCGATGGTCGCCGCGCTGAGCGCGCTGGAGGACCTGGAGTCCCTGCGTGCGCCCCGGCTGCGGTTCATCAGCAGCGGCGCCTCCAGCCTGGATGTCCGGGTGGCCCGGCAGGCGAGCCGCCGGCTCGGCCTCCCCGTGCTGCAGGGGTTCGGGCTGACCGAGGCCTCGCCCCTCACCCATGCGACGCCGGTGTTTCCGGGCTACCAGGGCCCCCCGGGCGCCTGCGGGCTTCCCGTGGCGGACACCGAGCAGCGCATCGTCGACACCCTCACCGGCGAGCACGAGGTGCCGCCCGGCACCGTGGGCCAGCTCTGCATCCGCGGGCCCCAGGTGATGCGGGGCTACTGGAAGGGCGAGGAGGAGACGCGCCGGGCGCTGCGCGACGGCTGGCTCTACACGGGGGACCTGGTGTTCGTCGATGACGAGGGCTTCCTGCACTACGTCGACCGGCTCAAGGATGTCATCAAGCACGAGGGGCACAGCATTGCTCCCGCCGAGCTCGAGGCTGCCCTCAAGGAGCACCCCGCCGTGAAGGACTGCCTCGTGGTGGGGGTGGACGTGGGCCACGACGAGCAACTTCCGTATGCGTTCGTCGTGCCGCGGCCCTCCGCCCCGGAGCCCGCGCGGGTCCTCGCGGAGGTCAATCCCAGACTGGCTGGCTACAAGCGCATCGCGCACATCGAGTTCATCAACACCATTCCCAGGAGCGGAGCCGGAAAGCTGTTGCGGCGCGTGCTCCGGGAGCGGGCCCAGCAGAACGCTGGGCTCCAGGAGCGGGCTGCCCCGCCGTCACCCCCAGGAGTGTGA
- a CDS encoding beta-ketoacyl-[acyl-carrier-protein] synthase family protein, producing the protein MSRRVVVTGIGLIAPGGIGHRAIWDNVRAGKESIRRVTRFDPTGYPCALAGEVDGFTPTDFMPLRLARKLDPYTQYAVAASRLALEDGRLELEKVDRERMGVFVGNCFGGWDFTDRELRKLHTEGVKEVSPFQATSWFPAAPQGQISIHFGLRGFSKTVCGERASGHMSVALAARSIADGLCDVSLAGGSEAPITPFTYLACGTEGVLVGPDAPAAGAYLPFDAERQGLVPAEGGAFLLLEELTHALERQAPIYAEVLGFGLANDACHPALLPPEERRLSVAMRKALEDADLTPDAISYVLADGLATPEGDRQEAAALRKVFGGSSRRVPVTVPRSMTGHLYGAGGALDAGLAALSIQHALVPPTVGTGTADEALDVALVTEATPLERVEHVLLNGRGSGGLNASLIISRVARA; encoded by the coding sequence ATGAGCCGTCGAGTGGTGGTGACGGGTATCGGGCTCATCGCGCCGGGGGGCATCGGCCACCGGGCCATCTGGGACAACGTGCGCGCCGGGAAGGAATCCATCCGGCGCGTCACCCGGTTCGACCCCACGGGCTACCCGTGCGCGCTCGCGGGAGAGGTGGATGGGTTCACGCCCACGGACTTCATGCCCCTGCGGCTGGCGCGCAAGCTGGACCCGTACACGCAATACGCCGTCGCGGCCTCGCGGCTCGCGCTGGAGGACGGGCGACTGGAGCTGGAGAAGGTGGACCGCGAGCGCATGGGCGTCTTCGTGGGCAACTGCTTCGGCGGGTGGGACTTCACGGACCGCGAGCTGCGCAAGCTCCACACGGAGGGCGTCAAGGAGGTGAGCCCCTTCCAGGCCACGTCCTGGTTCCCCGCCGCGCCTCAGGGGCAGATCTCCATCCACTTCGGGCTGCGCGGGTTCAGCAAGACGGTGTGTGGTGAGCGGGCGAGCGGGCACATGAGCGTCGCGCTCGCGGCGAGGAGCATCGCGGACGGGCTCTGCGACGTGAGCCTCGCGGGAGGCTCCGAGGCCCCCATTACCCCCTTCACCTACCTGGCCTGCGGCACCGAGGGCGTGCTCGTCGGACCGGACGCACCGGCGGCCGGCGCCTACCTCCCCTTCGATGCGGAGCGGCAGGGGCTGGTGCCCGCGGAGGGAGGGGCCTTCCTGCTGCTGGAGGAGCTCACACACGCGCTGGAGCGCCAGGCTCCCATCTACGCGGAGGTGCTCGGCTTCGGCCTGGCGAACGACGCGTGCCACCCTGCCCTCCTCCCGCCGGAGGAACGCCGCCTGTCGGTGGCGATGCGCAAGGCGCTCGAGGACGCGGACCTGACGCCCGACGCCATCTCGTACGTCCTGGCGGACGGGCTGGCGACGCCGGAGGGAGACAGGCAGGAGGCAGCGGCCCTGCGCAAGGTGTTCGGTGGCTCCTCCCGGCGCGTGCCCGTCACGGTGCCGAGGAGCATGACGGGACACCTCTACGGGGCGGGAGGCGCCCTGGACGCCGGGCTGGCGGCGCTGTCCATCCAGCATGCGCTGGTGCCGCCGACGGTGGGCACCGGGACGGCGGATGAGGCGCTGGATGTCGCCCTCGTCACCGAAGCCACCCCGCTGGAGCGGGTCGAGCACGTGCTGCTCAACGGCCGCGGCTCTGGAGGACTCAACGCGTCGCTGATCATCAGCCGCGTCGCCAGGGCCTGA
- a CDS encoding aromatase/cyclase, giving the protein MYRMKHQIEIDAPVKLAFELIRYVECWPAIFPPCKAARVLEEDGGRQLIEISALANGQLMSWHSEREVHPEVRHISFRQVRPSPLLERMEGDWHFHALSSGTLAVLEHRFAVKPRPHGLVEGVSTEQEAHDFMVRSTDNNSQHELQALKQFLEAKERAATKRAPPRAEFEESLTISAPPERVYELLQLAVEWPRLLPHCRAVDMRYDDGRNQEFVMTVDVRGSEERIRTIRRCNTHGQNITYFQPEPPPVLRVHTGEWRVEPVPGGARVVSWHAVELAPEKAKELWGDIGTAEALRRVANAINANSLGTMQAIKARVEA; this is encoded by the coding sequence ATGTACCGCATGAAACATCAGATTGAGATTGATGCACCCGTGAAGCTGGCTTTCGAGCTGATCCGCTACGTCGAGTGCTGGCCAGCCATCTTCCCGCCCTGCAAGGCCGCCAGGGTCCTCGAGGAGGACGGAGGCCGGCAGCTCATTGAAATCTCCGCGCTCGCCAATGGCCAGCTCATGAGCTGGCACTCGGAGCGCGAGGTCCACCCCGAGGTGCGGCACATCTCCTTCCGGCAGGTGCGGCCCTCGCCGCTGCTGGAGCGGATGGAGGGAGACTGGCACTTCCACGCGCTGAGCTCGGGGACGCTGGCGGTGCTGGAGCACCGCTTCGCGGTGAAGCCCCGGCCCCATGGACTGGTGGAGGGAGTCTCCACCGAGCAGGAGGCGCACGACTTCATGGTGCGCTCCACGGACAACAACAGCCAGCATGAGCTCCAGGCCCTCAAGCAGTTCCTGGAGGCCAAGGAGCGGGCCGCCACGAAGCGGGCTCCGCCGCGCGCCGAGTTCGAGGAGAGCCTCACCATCTCCGCCCCCCCGGAGCGCGTCTACGAGCTGCTCCAGCTGGCCGTGGAGTGGCCGCGCCTGCTGCCCCACTGCCGCGCCGTGGACATGCGCTACGACGACGGGAGGAACCAGGAGTTCGTCATGACCGTGGACGTGCGGGGGAGCGAGGAGCGCATCCGCACCATCCGGCGGTGCAACACCCACGGACAGAACATCACCTACTTCCAGCCCGAGCCGCCCCCGGTGCTGCGCGTGCACACCGGCGAGTGGCGCGTGGAGCCCGTCCCGGGCGGGGCCCGCGTCGTGTCGTGGCACGCCGTCGAGCTCGCGCCGGAGAAGGCGAAGGAGCTGTGGGGAGACATCGGGACGGCCGAGGCCCTGCGCCGGGTCGCCAACGCCATCAACGCCAACAGCCTGGGAACCATGCAGGCCATCAAGGCTCGCGTGGAAGCGTGA
- a CDS encoding muconolactone Delta-isomerase family protein: protein MLFAVLTEAAPRDLSIATYLETVDRGHRYLQELSESGRLKHAFVRAGMAAGIWLIEADSPEELDALIQRNPTAPYAYYQKIALATPGSLCFSETMTIQAPAEFVYGLLWEVERWPTVLPHVRRVTLREQTPSYQDFELEAEGPSGTRVCRAVRRGDESRRIDYEQVHSLPLFRSHQGAWRLDSEGDAVVVTAEHTLEMEPDPVEPPPGRASIRREAHLLARHLLGQETRSTLRAVKELAERQQSLVWMGDSA from the coding sequence ATGCTGTTCGCAGTCCTGACCGAGGCCGCTCCGCGCGACCTCTCGATTGCCACTTATCTGGAGACCGTCGATCGCGGGCACCGCTACCTCCAGGAGCTGTCCGAATCCGGCCGCCTCAAGCATGCCTTCGTGCGAGCCGGCATGGCCGCGGGAATCTGGCTCATCGAGGCCGACTCTCCCGAGGAGCTGGACGCGCTCATCCAGCGCAACCCCACGGCCCCCTACGCGTATTACCAGAAGATCGCGCTGGCCACCCCGGGGAGCCTCTGCTTCTCGGAGACGATGACCATCCAGGCTCCCGCCGAGTTCGTTTATGGCCTGCTATGGGAGGTGGAGCGCTGGCCGACCGTCCTGCCACACGTGCGGCGGGTGACGCTGCGGGAGCAGACCCCCAGCTACCAGGACTTCGAGCTGGAGGCGGAGGGCCCCTCGGGAACGCGCGTGTGTCGCGCCGTCCGCCGGGGGGATGAGAGCCGACGCATCGACTACGAGCAGGTGCACTCGCTCCCGCTCTTCCGCTCGCACCAGGGCGCCTGGCGGCTCGACTCCGAGGGCGACGCGGTGGTGGTGACGGCGGAGCACACCCTGGAGATGGAGCCCGACCCGGTCGAGCCTCCCCCGGGAAGGGCCTCCATCCGACGCGAGGCCCATCTCCTGGCGCGGCACCTGCTGGGCCAGGAGACCCGCTCCACCCTGCGGGCGGTGAAGGAGCTGGCCGAGCGGCAGCAGTCGCTCGTGTGGATGGGTGACTCGGCCTGA
- a CDS encoding acyl carrier protein, which translates to MTDKEKKVREVLSALLGRGEAEFEPDASLKDDFDVDSTEMVEVVCKMEKAFSTSLGDGAEKKIRTVRDIYTLVGAEAG; encoded by the coding sequence ATGACGGACAAGGAAAAGAAGGTACGCGAGGTGCTCTCAGCGTTGCTGGGACGGGGCGAGGCGGAGTTCGAGCCCGACGCCTCGCTCAAGGACGACTTCGACGTGGACTCCACGGAGATGGTGGAGGTCGTCTGCAAGATGGAGAAGGCGTTCTCGACGTCGCTTGGCGATGGCGCGGAGAAGAAGATCCGGACCGTGCGGGACATCTACACCCTGGTGGGCGCCGAGGCGGGGTGA
- a CDS encoding beta-ketoacyl-[acyl-carrier-protein] synthase family protein translates to MKQRRRVVVTGIGIVAPNGIGTQAFWANAMAGRSGVHPVEVFPTRGFKSRIAGQALDFDPLAQGLSAEQSRRLDRYIQFALVAAREAVKESGLEFSGVDGERMGVCVGNAICGTPLMERDFLTLTERGTGPIRPEKVRPTLYQASTFNVASAEVASRYGAHGPCGALTTGCTGGLDAIGFALDCIRHGDADVMICGAAEAPITPVAMAAFDVIGALSKRNDAPQRASRPYDAHRDGFVLGEGAGILILEERSHALRRGATILAEVRGFGSCNNAFHMTDLPPDGAALARSMRLALDDARLQGATVDYVSAHGSSTSQNDANETAALKSVLGAHAYRVPISSLKSMVGHPLAAANALEAVSSVLTIQRGEVPPTINYETPDPACDLDYVPNEGRRRRVDVVLKGASGFSGIHSALVLTSPGYEGGLS, encoded by the coding sequence ATGAAGCAGAGACGACGGGTCGTCGTCACGGGCATCGGCATCGTCGCCCCCAACGGCATTGGCACGCAGGCCTTCTGGGCCAATGCCATGGCGGGACGCTCGGGCGTCCATCCCGTGGAGGTGTTTCCCACCCGGGGGTTCAAGAGCCGCATCGCCGGTCAGGCGCTGGACTTCGACCCGCTGGCGCAGGGGCTGAGCGCGGAGCAGTCGCGGCGGTTGGACCGGTACATCCAGTTCGCCCTGGTGGCGGCCCGGGAAGCGGTGAAGGAGTCCGGGCTCGAGTTCTCCGGCGTGGACGGCGAGCGGATGGGCGTGTGCGTGGGCAACGCCATCTGCGGCACGCCGCTCATGGAACGGGACTTCCTGACGCTGACCGAGCGGGGCACCGGGCCCATCCGGCCGGAGAAGGTCCGCCCCACCCTCTACCAGGCCTCCACCTTCAACGTGGCCTCGGCGGAGGTGGCCAGCCGCTACGGCGCCCACGGGCCCTGCGGCGCGCTCACCACGGGCTGCACCGGAGGGCTGGATGCCATCGGCTTTGCCCTGGACTGCATCCGGCACGGTGACGCGGACGTGATGATCTGCGGGGCCGCGGAGGCCCCCATCACCCCGGTGGCCATGGCGGCCTTCGACGTCATCGGCGCCCTGTCCAAGCGGAATGACGCGCCCCAGCGCGCGTCGCGGCCGTATGACGCTCACCGCGACGGGTTCGTGCTGGGCGAGGGGGCGGGCATCCTCATCCTGGAGGAGCGCTCCCACGCGCTGCGGCGCGGAGCGACCATCCTCGCCGAGGTGCGGGGCTTCGGCTCCTGCAACAACGCCTTCCACATGACGGACCTGCCACCGGACGGTGCGGCGCTCGCGCGCTCCATGCGGCTGGCCCTGGACGACGCCCGGCTGCAAGGGGCCACGGTGGACTACGTCAGCGCCCACGGCAGCTCCACCTCGCAGAACGATGCCAACGAGACGGCGGCGCTCAAGAGCGTGCTGGGAGCGCACGCGTACCGGGTGCCCATCAGCTCACTGAAGTCCATGGTGGGCCACCCCCTGGCCGCGGCCAACGCGCTGGAGGCGGTGTCCTCGGTCCTCACCATTCAACGGGGGGAGGTGCCCCCGACCATCAACTACGAGACGCCGGACCCGGCGTGCGACCTGGACTACGTGCCGAACGAGGGCCGCCGTCGGCGCGTGGACGTGGTGCTCAAGGGGGCCAGCGGCTTCAGCGGGATTCACAGCGCCCTGGTGCTCACGAGCCCGGGCTACGAGGGAGGACTGTCATGA
- a CDS encoding SDR family NAD(P)-dependent oxidoreductase: MTATTDTKTDTPKVALITGAGRGIGRATALRLARAGYSVGLMARSREQLEETADGVREAGSRAAIAVCDVRSADGVREAVNAIVSELGPVQVLVNNAGRGGGGVTAKMEDDLWREVVDTNLNSVFYVTKAVLNGNSDSTLKSIISTASTGGKQGVIYAAAYSASKHGVIGFTKSLALELAPQGITVNAVCPGFVETDLAGHARRSYARLWGVDEDGARKRIEQRVPLGRYIQPEEVAEMVAYLASAGAQGITGQAFNVCGGLGNY, encoded by the coding sequence ATGACTGCAACGACAGACACGAAGACGGACACGCCGAAGGTCGCGCTGATTACCGGCGCGGGCCGGGGGATTGGAAGGGCCACCGCCCTGCGGCTGGCTCGGGCTGGGTACAGCGTCGGTTTGATGGCCCGCTCCCGGGAGCAGCTGGAGGAGACGGCGGACGGAGTGCGCGAGGCGGGAAGCCGCGCGGCCATCGCCGTCTGCGACGTGCGGTCGGCGGACGGAGTGAGGGAGGCGGTCAACGCCATCGTCTCCGAGCTGGGCCCCGTACAGGTGCTCGTCAACAACGCGGGGCGCGGCGGTGGCGGCGTCACCGCGAAGATGGAGGACGACCTCTGGCGCGAGGTGGTGGACACCAACCTGAACAGCGTCTTCTACGTCACCAAGGCGGTGCTCAACGGGAACTCCGACTCCACGCTGAAGTCCATCATCAGCACCGCGTCCACCGGCGGGAAGCAGGGCGTCATCTACGCGGCGGCCTACAGCGCCTCCAAGCACGGCGTCATCGGCTTCACCAAGTCCCTGGCCCTGGAGCTGGCGCCGCAGGGCATCACCGTCAACGCCGTCTGCCCGGGGTTCGTGGAGACGGACCTCGCGGGCCACGCGCGGCGCAGCTACGCGCGGCTGTGGGGCGTGGACGAGGACGGGGCCCGCAAGCGCATCGAGCAACGCGTGCCGCTGGGCCGCTACATCCAGCCGGAAGAGGTCGCGGAGATGGTGGCCTACCTGGCCTCCGCGGGAGCGCAAGGCATCACCGGGCAGGCCTTCAACGTCTGCGGCGGACTCGGAAACTACTAA
- a CDS encoding muconolactone Delta-isomerase family protein gives MLIACITREDTRHLLPQQVEELREREQQYYLGLKAEGKLHSYFVQRGGGGNVLIFDVESPEELHRFLMLGPLALYQKTQVFPLLALKSLGSLTRAMADNA, from the coding sequence ATGTTGATTGCCTGCATCACCCGAGAAGACACGCGCCATCTGCTCCCGCAGCAGGTGGAGGAACTCAGAGAACGCGAGCAGCAGTACTACCTGGGCCTGAAGGCCGAGGGGAAGTTGCACTCCTACTTCGTCCAGAGAGGGGGCGGGGGAAACGTCCTCATCTTCGACGTCGAGTCGCCGGAGGAACTGCACCGCTTCCTCATGCTCGGCCCCCTGGCGCTGTACCAGAAGACCCAGGTCTTTCCGCTGCTCGCCCTCAAGAGCCTGGGGAGCCTGACCCGGGCGATGGCGGACAACGCATAA
- a CDS encoding cyclase family protein: MQANTTQQALQFVDESVPALQLVDLSVPVDANHWEPDVIRCEYIDHRRGADLLGSALIHSRGRDSLRARVSEWLKHKLGLGVDHRDFPDGKGLSLMRYTLTTHTGTHMDAPFHYGDVDAKGRRARTICEVPLEWCFRDGVVLDVRGPAGAGPVTRDEVLAALGRIGYTLKPLDVVLLRTGGDTHVGKPGYFSGFRGVTEAATRWLVEQGIRVIGIDSFGFDAPFHQMLEDYLRTGKPSALWPAHLFGRESEYCQLERLANLDKLERPYGFKVSCFPIKLARADAAWCRVVALV; this comes from the coding sequence ATGCAAGCCAACACCACACAGCAAGCCCTCCAGTTCGTGGACGAGAGCGTCCCAGCCCTCCAGCTCGTGGACCTGAGCGTCCCGGTGGACGCGAACCACTGGGAGCCCGACGTCATCCGGTGCGAGTACATCGACCACCGGCGCGGGGCAGACCTGCTGGGCAGCGCGCTGATCCACTCCCGGGGCCGCGACTCACTTCGCGCCAGGGTGAGCGAATGGCTCAAGCACAAGCTCGGCCTCGGCGTGGACCATCGCGACTTCCCGGACGGCAAGGGCCTGTCGCTCATGCGCTACACGCTGACGACGCACACGGGCACTCATATGGATGCGCCCTTCCACTACGGCGACGTGGATGCGAAGGGCCGCCGGGCCCGCACCATCTGCGAGGTTCCCCTGGAGTGGTGCTTCCGGGATGGCGTGGTGCTGGACGTGCGGGGCCCCGCCGGAGCGGGCCCCGTCACGCGGGACGAGGTCCTCGCGGCGCTCGGGCGCATCGGCTACACGCTCAAGCCGCTGGACGTGGTGCTGCTGCGTACCGGTGGGGACACCCACGTGGGAAAGCCGGGCTACTTCTCTGGCTTCCGCGGCGTCACCGAAGCGGCGACGCGGTGGCTGGTCGAGCAGGGCATCCGCGTCATCGGCATCGACAGCTTCGGCTTCGATGCGCCCTTCCATCAAATGCTGGAGGACTACCTGCGCACGGGGAAGCCGAGCGCGCTCTGGCCCGCGCACCTCTTCGGCCGCGAGAGCGAGTACTGCCAGCTCGAGCGGCTCGCGAACCTCGACAAGCTCGAACGGCCCTACGGCTTCAAGGTGTCCTGCTTCCCCATCAAGCTCGCCCGGGCGGATGCCGCCTGGTGCCGGGTGGTGGCCCTCGTCTGA